A single genomic interval of Lewinellaceae bacterium harbors:
- a CDS encoding LysM peptidoglycan-binding domain-containing protein: protein MRWILPLLLWAQWSWATGNPTSYLTLKDTIIVHIAPDDQKVFNHIVEAKQTLYSLARFYGLDVYQIYDYNPWLRNRVLAVHDTVIVALDEHLLVTTRDGNPNEYVPVFYSVRSSDNLFRIARRYFNQSIETIRALNHLEDNTLSINQKLLVGYISIQGAASVNPVNKPILVNQSIENQESAPILSASKPLSIDESTGLPSEKPSIREEVTELEDAFTTPKISYAYDEQRGVALWNKDIRQKSDLYAMMRDAPIGSTVQITNPMINKTVYAKVIANMPEAVYPNNVCIIVSPGVANLLGAVDSKFFVKVKYLAPQIVK from the coding sequence ATGCGCTGGATTTTACCGCTTCTGTTATGGGCTCAGTGGTCCTGGGCAACCGGCAACCCAACCAGTTACCTCACGCTTAAGGATACCATAATCGTGCATATTGCACCCGATGATCAAAAGGTCTTCAACCACATTGTTGAAGCAAAGCAAACGCTTTATTCACTCGCTCGGTTCTATGGATTGGATGTCTATCAAATCTATGACTACAACCCCTGGTTGCGCAACCGGGTATTGGCGGTACACGATACCGTCATTGTTGCATTGGATGAGCACCTGCTGGTCACCACGCGCGATGGCAATCCCAATGAATACGTTCCGGTGTTTTATTCGGTCCGCAGTTCTGACAATTTATTCCGGATTGCCAGAAGATACTTCAACCAGAGCATTGAAACTATCCGGGCACTTAACCACCTCGAAGACAATACATTATCCATCAATCAAAAACTACTCGTAGGATACATCAGCATTCAGGGGGCGGCTTCTGTTAATCCCGTGAACAAACCGATTTTAGTTAATCAGTCTATTGAAAATCAGGAGTCAGCCCCTATTCTTTCCGCCAGCAAGCCATTATCGATCGATGAGTCAACCGGACTACCGAGCGAAAAACCTTCCATCCGTGAGGAGGTTACCGAATTGGAGGACGCCTTTACTACTCCCAAGATCTCCTATGCTTACGACGAGCAAAGGGGAGTAGCCCTCTGGAATAAAGACATCCGTCAGAAGAGCGACCTATATGCGATGATGCGTGATGCTCCCATCGGCTCTACTGTTCAGATCACCAATCCAATGATCAACAAGACGGTATATGCCAAGGTTATTGCCAATATGCCCGAAGCCGTTTATCCGAACAATGTATGCATTATCGTATCCCCCGGAGTTGCCAACCTCCTCGGGGCGGTGGACTCCAAATTTTTCGTAAAAGTTAAATATCTTGCGCCCCAAATCGTAAAATAA
- a CDS encoding pyridoxal-phosphate dependent enzyme — MHYCQNVLETIGNTPMIKLNKVVKDIPALVLGKVETYNPGHSIKDRMALKMIEVAEAQGLLKPGGTIIECTSGNTGMGLALAGVVKGYHCIFTTNDKQSKEKIDMLKALGAEVIVCPTNVTPDDPRSYYSVADKLSKEIPNSFWCNQYDNLANTQAHYESTGPEIWDQTEGKITHLVVGVGTGGTVSGTAKFLKEKNPNIKVWGIDTYGSVFKKYKETGIFDEKEIYPYITEGIGEDILPKNVDFSLIDHFEKVTDKDGALAARRLAREEGLLLGYSAGSALAGLLQMADQLTADDVVVIIFHDHGSRYVAKIFNDDWMRDRGFLDHEKSVRDILGTKKGDEFIAVKESDRVRDIFEMMKSADISQVPVMQEGKVIGSITETAILKYLLDNPMKHADEPVSGIMGPPFPLVDRTIKLKELHRYITRETPAVLVEDGQGGYNIITQYDLIHAV; from the coding sequence ATGCACTATTGCCAGAATGTCCTTGAAACCATCGGCAACACCCCGATGATCAAACTAAACAAGGTTGTCAAGGATATACCAGCTCTCGTGCTCGGCAAAGTGGAAACCTATAATCCGGGCCATTCCATCAAAGACCGGATGGCGCTGAAGATGATCGAAGTTGCCGAAGCGCAGGGATTGCTAAAACCCGGCGGGACCATCATCGAATGCACCAGCGGGAACACGGGCATGGGCCTGGCCCTCGCCGGGGTGGTCAAAGGCTACCATTGTATATTTACCACCAACGATAAACAGTCGAAAGAGAAAATCGACATGCTGAAAGCGTTGGGTGCAGAAGTTATCGTATGCCCGACCAATGTCACACCGGATGACCCGCGCTCCTATTATTCCGTGGCCGACAAGCTGAGTAAAGAAATTCCCAACTCATTCTGGTGTAATCAGTACGATAATTTAGCGAATACTCAGGCCCACTATGAATCGACCGGACCGGAGATCTGGGATCAGACCGAAGGAAAGATCACCCATCTTGTCGTTGGTGTTGGCACGGGAGGTACTGTTTCCGGTACCGCCAAATTCCTGAAAGAGAAAAATCCCAACATCAAAGTGTGGGGTATTGACACATACGGCTCGGTATTCAAGAAATATAAGGAAACCGGGATATTCGACGAAAAGGAGATCTACCCCTACATCACCGAAGGCATCGGAGAAGACATCCTTCCTAAGAATGTCGACTTTAGTCTGATCGATCATTTTGAAAAAGTCACCGACAAAGATGGCGCTCTGGCAGCGCGGCGGTTAGCCCGGGAAGAAGGTTTGCTGTTGGGATATTCAGCAGGATCTGCGCTGGCTGGATTGCTGCAAATGGCTGATCAGCTCACTGCTGACGATGTGGTGGTAATCATCTTTCATGATCACGGCAGTCGTTATGTGGCTAAAATCTTCAATGACGACTGGATGCGTGATCGAGGCTTCCTGGATCATGAAAAGTCCGTACGAGACATCCTCGGCACTAAAAAAGGTGATGAATTTATCGCTGTGAAGGAATCAGACCGGGTGCGAGACATCTTTGAAATGATGAAATCTGCTGATATTTCTCAGGTTCCGGTTATGCAGGAAGGCAAAGTCATCGGATCCATTACTGAGACCGCCATCCTGAAATACCTGCTGGACAATCCGATGAAGCATGCAGATGAGCCGGTATCCGGTATCATGGGTCCTCCTTTCCCGCTGGTGGACCGTACCATTAAATTAAAAGAACTGCACCGCTACATCACCCGCGAAACGCCGGCAGTGCTGGTTGAGGATGGTCAGGGTGGCTATAATATCATCACCCAGTACGACCTGATCCACGCGGTGTGA
- a CDS encoding carboxylesterase family protein, whose translation MTTYFQLIFSFLLFFGNCRENVMVQDPVAVTGGLISGEYLDQAQVHTYKGIPFAAPPVGNNRWRAPQPVIPWQGVRACTSFGPSPMQSKPVPFMYWSREFLIPESPISEDCLYLNVWTGAKDPNEKRPVLVYIYGGGFQSGGTGCAIYDGTAMAQKGIVFVSINYRVGSFGFFAHPELTAESGYGASGNYALLDMIAALKWVQDNITAFGGDPSQVTIAGQSAGSFAVNFLTASPMAKGLFIRAIGESGANFYSNPRRGPADLKSAENAGLEYARTMQAADLEALRNLPAEQILSTYRSISWPISDGYVLPGTVMDIYQAAKENKFALLAGWNGNDVIMGPPANQDAFRSTMEKRFGEEVSQLWEVYPNNSQAQSDAVQKAINRDESFGVQVYTWARMHSANGQPAYVYNFNRSLPAYDASTAFGAFHSGEIVYAYDNLNTVDRPWKAIDHEIANLLSSYWVNFVRTGNPNGENLPDWPAFETKSNLTMIIDTVSHSEPLPTLPQIQFWENYYQNH comes from the coding sequence ATGACAACCTATTTTCAATTGATCTTCAGCTTTCTTCTTTTCTTCGGCAATTGCCGGGAAAATGTGATGGTTCAGGATCCTGTTGCGGTCACCGGAGGGCTAATTTCCGGTGAATACCTTGACCAGGCTCAGGTTCATACTTACAAAGGTATTCCATTCGCCGCCCCGCCGGTTGGCAATAACCGGTGGCGTGCTCCCCAGCCGGTCATCCCCTGGCAAGGTGTGCGTGCATGCACCTCATTTGGGCCGAGCCCGATGCAATCCAAACCTGTGCCTTTCATGTACTGGTCCAGAGAATTCCTGATTCCTGAAAGCCCCATAAGTGAGGACTGCCTTTACCTGAATGTCTGGACCGGAGCCAAAGACCCCAATGAAAAAAGGCCGGTACTGGTCTATATTTATGGTGGAGGATTTCAATCCGGTGGCACCGGGTGCGCCATCTACGACGGTACCGCCATGGCCCAGAAAGGGATTGTATTCGTCAGCATCAACTATCGCGTCGGAAGCTTTGGATTTTTTGCACATCCGGAACTTACGGCTGAATCAGGGTACGGTGCCTCCGGAAACTACGCCCTGCTGGATATGATCGCCGCACTGAAGTGGGTGCAAGACAACATTACTGCGTTTGGTGGCGATCCGAGCCAGGTAACCATCGCCGGTCAGTCCGCAGGTTCTTTCGCTGTTAATTTTTTAACGGCTTCTCCCATGGCTAAAGGCCTGTTTATCCGTGCTATCGGTGAAAGCGGAGCGAATTTTTATTCAAATCCCAGACGAGGGCCTGCTGACCTTAAGTCCGCGGAAAATGCAGGATTGGAATATGCCCGCACGATGCAGGCAGCCGATCTGGAAGCATTGCGCAATTTGCCGGCCGAACAAATCCTTTCGACCTACCGCAGTATTTCCTGGCCCATATCCGATGGTTATGTTCTACCCGGCACCGTAATGGATATTTATCAGGCTGCGAAGGAAAACAAATTTGCCTTGCTAGCCGGATGGAATGGGAATGACGTCATCATGGGGCCACCAGCTAATCAGGATGCATTCCGGTCCACGATGGAAAAGCGTTTTGGTGAAGAAGTATCTCAACTTTGGGAGGTGTACCCTAATAACTCACAAGCGCAATCGGATGCCGTCCAAAAAGCCATAAACCGGGATGAATCGTTTGGGGTTCAGGTGTACACCTGGGCCAGGATGCATTCAGCCAACGGCCAGCCGGCTTACGTATACAACTTCAACCGCAGCTTGCCGGCTTATGATGCAAGTACGGCCTTTGGCGCCTTCCATAGCGGTGAAATAGTTTATGCCTACGATAATCTGAATACGGTAGACCGGCCCTGGAAAGCAATAGACCATGAAATTGCCAACCTGCTTTCATCTTATTGGGTCAATTTCGTGCGTACTGGTAATCCTAATGGTGAAAATCTGCCGGACTGGCCTGCGTTTGAAACCAAATCCAACCTAACCATGATTATTGATACGGTCAGCCACAGCGAACCGCTCCCTACCCTGCCGCAGATTCAATTTTGGGAAAACTATTATCAAAACCACTGA
- a CDS encoding tetratricopeptide repeat protein, with translation MPSRRKSSSKNQVLILKLPWLESREQQIAWILLGLMYLTYVIWGLSSSATWDEDCPTRYFNALAAIHDPSQFISFWNRPLFIVLFFLPVHLGKAIIPIMMSAISGAGAYFLYKSSKLLKWNFAFMAIPFLMLQPYFLGVGRDAMTEPLAATIISAGIYLALEKKWLLFALVGALLPLARAEMSVLLILWAWVLLMNKQWKMIPLLGAGVLLWDLAGWVIEGDPLYVVNTVLHGAPDENRYGHQPADTYLRRYFYVIGPTIFFFFLLGILGRIKSKSVSWLIDGQFYLGFLVYTLFAWKVNLGQSAGFLRNLIPISPLSAMIALWGLNEWMLGMTGNLKKTNWTLIRAGAVISLILTGFFFRNHIRLHHLVEDKLDYFNLPIVGILTLVTFIGPLFLRKKDNNKWYLVVLLGLTFTLLASHTLITENPQANSNLERQMMEKVVNIYKELGFESAPMTFASHGWFYWTAGYNRNDSKFSLMKLEEIEKAPEGSICIWESHFSNRLGSNVPEGKLEGNKNFVLLAKVFSQDINNQALIFVKTDGKEPAEKVIDDAIAKHPDIAELYVRRMELNERKGFLDQARADLIQASKAEPENSYVTWLMASELRNQNKNDLALNLLNQLIEANNNNYNALMMKGKLLNTTQDYKSAVEVFNAMIKLNANQPDPYIERGLSYTQLGKNSQACNSFKTALKLKSSRAQSYIDQYCK, from the coding sequence ATGCCATCCAGGCGCAAATCCAGTTCGAAAAACCAGGTATTAATCTTAAAGCTGCCCTGGCTGGAATCAAGAGAACAACAAATTGCCTGGATCCTGTTGGGATTGATGTATCTGACTTACGTCATTTGGGGCTTGTCCAGCAGCGCGACCTGGGATGAAGATTGTCCAACCCGTTATTTCAATGCCCTTGCTGCAATCCATGACCCCTCTCAGTTTATTTCTTTCTGGAACCGGCCGCTGTTCATCGTTCTTTTTTTCCTTCCGGTGCATTTAGGAAAGGCGATTATACCGATCATGATGTCGGCCATTTCCGGAGCGGGAGCTTATTTTTTGTACAAAAGCAGCAAGTTGCTAAAATGGAATTTTGCCTTTATGGCTATTCCTTTTCTGATGCTTCAACCGTACTTTCTTGGAGTGGGGAGGGATGCGATGACAGAACCCTTGGCTGCAACCATTATCAGTGCAGGCATTTATCTGGCCCTTGAAAAGAAATGGTTGCTTTTTGCCCTTGTCGGCGCATTACTTCCTCTGGCGCGTGCAGAGATGTCCGTTTTACTGATTCTTTGGGCATGGGTCCTTTTAATGAACAAGCAATGGAAAATGATACCCCTTCTCGGAGCAGGAGTACTGCTCTGGGATCTTGCAGGCTGGGTTATCGAAGGAGATCCGCTCTATGTCGTTAATACGGTCCTGCATGGTGCCCCGGATGAGAACCGGTATGGTCATCAACCGGCGGATACTTACCTAAGGAGATACTTTTACGTAATTGGTCCTACCATTTTCTTTTTCTTTCTTCTGGGCATCCTGGGAAGAATAAAAAGCAAATCAGTCAGCTGGCTGATTGATGGTCAATTTTATCTTGGTTTTTTGGTCTATACCCTTTTTGCGTGGAAGGTGAACCTGGGTCAGTCTGCAGGATTTTTAAGGAATCTGATTCCCATTTCACCACTATCCGCGATGATCGCTTTATGGGGATTGAACGAATGGATGCTTGGTATGACCGGTAACCTAAAAAAAACCAATTGGACGCTTATCCGGGCAGGTGCTGTAATCAGCTTAATACTAACCGGATTTTTCTTCAGAAATCACATCAGACTGCACCATTTGGTGGAAGATAAACTGGATTATTTTAATCTGCCCATTGTCGGAATTTTAACACTGGTTACTTTTATCGGGCCACTATTTCTCCGCAAGAAGGACAATAATAAATGGTACCTGGTTGTTCTGCTCGGGCTCACGTTTACACTGCTGGCTTCTCACACGTTGATAACTGAAAACCCTCAGGCCAACTCCAATCTCGAGCGTCAGATGATGGAAAAAGTGGTTAATATCTATAAAGAATTGGGATTTGAAAGTGCCCCTATGACATTCGCTTCACATGGGTGGTTTTACTGGACAGCTGGTTATAATCGCAATGATTCCAAATTCTCACTGATGAAACTCGAGGAAATTGAGAAGGCGCCTGAAGGAAGCATTTGTATCTGGGAAAGTCATTTTTCAAACCGGCTGGGTTCCAATGTGCCGGAAGGCAAGCTTGAAGGGAATAAGAATTTTGTGCTACTGGCGAAAGTATTTTCACAGGATATCAATAACCAGGCACTCATTTTTGTCAAAACAGATGGTAAAGAGCCAGCTGAAAAGGTTATTGATGATGCGATTGCCAAGCATCCGGATATCGCTGAACTGTATGTCAGAAGAATGGAGCTGAATGAAAGGAAAGGATTCTTGGATCAGGCGAGGGCCGATCTGATTCAGGCCAGTAAAGCCGAACCAGAAAATAGTTATGTAACCTGGTTGATGGCCAGTGAACTGCGTAATCAGAATAAAAATGACCTTGCCTTAAATCTTTTGAATCAGCTCATCGAGGCAAATAATAACAATTACAACGCACTGATGATGAAAGGCAAATTGTTAAATACAACACAGGATTACAAATCGGCAGTTGAAGTCTTTAATGCCATGATTAAACTGAATGCCAATCAGCCAGACCCGTACATTGAACGTGGGTTAAGTTATACTCAGCTGGGCAAGAACAGTCAGGCTTGTAATTCTTTCAAAACGGCACTTAAGCTCAAATCCAGCCGCGCTCAATCTTACATTGATCAGTATTGCAAGTAA
- a CDS encoding PorP/SprF family type IX secretion system membrane protein — MQRFAGLTIVLLVCFSSVKGQDRYFSQQFANPMYSNPALTGIFLGDYRTSVTYRSQWPMALENPFSSFALSADVNVKLKGKSFFSNDRVGAGVQFFADKLGGFDFNTNQISLFGAYHKTLDVPSQLVLSLGFQAGIVQKNVNYDYLRFGDQFLEGSGYSNPTQEPAAENNYGYSDYAVGLNLGRSPTDGIKFVTGLAMHHFATTNISFFRQLDDAAVIPNKVNLFTRLTGYAQAEMPAGDGFAISPRVSYINQGPHRALQAGSQFLFDLTSDRSRVLYLGAWTRFTNQMEKFGAESLTAFGGLKLGAVLVGLSYDTNISGIASAFGQRGSIEFSLIVIGNTDSDGIYCPEF; from the coding sequence ATGCAACGATTCGCCGGCTTGACGATTGTTTTGCTCGTGTGTTTTAGTTCCGTAAAGGGCCAGGACCGTTATTTCTCCCAGCAATTTGCTAATCCCATGTATTCAAACCCTGCGCTGACGGGAATTTTCCTGGGAGATTACCGGACGTCAGTGACTTACCGTTCTCAATGGCCCATGGCTTTGGAAAATCCTTTTTCCAGCTTTGCGCTGAGCGCAGATGTCAATGTAAAACTCAAAGGTAAATCCTTCTTCAGCAATGATCGGGTTGGTGCCGGCGTCCAGTTTTTTGCCGACAAATTGGGAGGATTTGATTTTAACACCAACCAGATCTCCCTTTTCGGCGCCTATCACAAGACACTCGATGTGCCCAGCCAGCTTGTTCTTTCTCTGGGCTTCCAGGCAGGTATCGTCCAGAAAAATGTCAATTACGACTACCTGCGTTTTGGAGATCAGTTTTTAGAAGGTTCCGGATACTCAAACCCTACTCAGGAGCCCGCAGCTGAAAATAATTATGGATACAGCGATTATGCAGTGGGCCTTAATCTGGGAAGATCGCCCACTGACGGGATTAAATTCGTCACAGGACTTGCGATGCACCACTTTGCAACGACTAACATCTCGTTCTTCCGCCAGCTGGATGATGCCGCCGTTATACCAAACAAAGTCAACCTTTTTACCCGGTTGACCGGTTACGCCCAGGCTGAAATGCCGGCAGGAGACGGATTTGCCATATCCCCCAGGGTATCCTACATCAATCAGGGTCCACATCGGGCGTTACAGGCAGGTAGTCAGTTTTTATTTGACCTGACTTCTGACCGTTCACGGGTTTTGTACCTGGGAGCCTGGACACGATTTACCAATCAAATGGAAAAATTTGGAGCTGAAAGCCTGACTGCTTTTGGAGGTTTGAAGCTGGGTGCAGTATTGGTAGGTTTAAGCTATGATACAAACATCAGCGGAATCGCTTCTGCATTCGGTCAACGGGGTTCCATTGAGTTTTCACTCATCGTTATCGGGAACACGGATAGTGACGGGATCTATTGCCCCGAGTTCTAG